The Podospora pseudopauciseta strain CBS 411.78 chromosome 2 map unlocalized CBS411.78m_2, whole genome shotgun sequence genome has a window encoding:
- a CDS encoding uncharacterized protein (EggNog:ENOG503P4MB; COG:S) — MPARVNLRIPFAPFCTLFHQPRVTSYLSSHPLSPIADKPHHQQLHNRLSLRLHIPSSSFHTYSTLAPPLTMPKRKTTTTTTTTTKPTTTRQSKRTKTTTPSSPPSSHPAMSPLPKASSLFTPLPPSKTNRLLEPGPILLVSTGNPQTQTHNLMTLGFHTMISHSSPTLIGLTLGPWDHSYSLLSSSKECVLSIPNLTLAKTVVDIGNISSSDLPPSETKWDRFKLDAIQGEKVSCALVGGDGIIGNLECKVEDESLVKKYNFWVLRVIKGWVNEENFRLDGTAVETDKGKMMHHRGDGSFFVGGEEVLDLRGRMTKWRMLQD, encoded by the coding sequence ATGCCAGCAAGAGTAAATCTTCGCATCCCGTTCGCACCTTTTTGTACTCTCTTTCACCAACCAAGAGTGACGTCATACCTCTCATCTCACCCCCTATCCCCTATCGCCGACaagcctcaccaccaacaacttcACAATCGCCTTTCACTTCGACTTCAtataccctcctcctccttccacacATATTCAACTCTAGCACCCCCTCTCACCATGCCAAAAcgcaaaaccaccaccaccaccaccaccactaccaaaccaaccaccacccgccagTCCAAACGaaccaaaacaaccaccccctcatcacccccatcatctcaccCCGCCatgtcccccctcccaaaagcctcctccctcttcacccccctccccccctcaaaaacCAACCGCCTCCTCGAACCAggccccatcctcctcgtctcaaccggcaacccccaaacccaaacccacaACCTAATGACCCTAGGCTTCCACACCATGAtttcccactcctcccccaccctcatAGGCCTAACCCTCGGCCCCTGGGACCATTCCtactccctcctctcctcgtcaaaAGAATGCGTCCTCTCCATCccaaacctcaccctcgccaaaACCGTCGTCGACATCGGCAACATCTCCTCTtccgacctccccccctccgaaACCAAATGGGACCGTTTCAAACTAGACGCCATCCAAGGAGAAAAGGTTTCCTGCGCTCTCGTCGGAGGTGACGGCATAATCGGGAATTTAGAGTGCAAAGTGGAGGATGAGTCGCTAGTGAAGAAATACAACTTTTGGGTTTTGAGGGTTATCAAAGGGTGGGTGAATGAGGAGAACTTTAGGCTGGATGGGACAGCGGTCGAGACGGACAAGGGGAAGATGATGCATCATAGGGGCGATGGGAGTTTTTTTGTtggtggggaagaggtgCTGGATTTGAGGGGACGGATGACAAAGTGGAGGATGTTGCAGGATTAA
- a CDS encoding uncharacterized protein (COG:S; EggNog:ENOG503NUAG), which yields MTAPINTPSAGAAKDAASARKRRRRAPAGGAADDCFTCAKRNVKCDRRRPYCSQCLEIGNECSGYKTQLTWGVGVASRGKLRGLSLPIAKAPPVNQAKTSLSSIKSPTITTRSRTTSVTSNGQWPTEQDERAVRGDLEMGHGRSPSITIPPFHHHPYDMSHMSPTESAPPGWTHIPFSSSMPPVDGPRFPPRNLHIPVSTPGDMMMHREMIHTPLDTMSEVDYMSPIAHSFPREDVPQYIHSPIVYDGFHNHGSPVPQSPTGGIMIEQPRAPTSCPSLVYGPSEPASSLQSHMSHVESLEAQLSRKLPHECDVMAPGTPDLDTYGSSVQSHHGSFWAPSNADEDSLSCSVNEKTQAPWANSYPSQSPSPVLQMSPDLATKMPFFIDYYEKSMCPSMVFIDGPNNPFREHILGLANNSRSLQHAICALAACNLRMKRKLSLGQHSFDMREKSPVESPSDGQDQSLTEEYQHRNLAVRLLDEQLNDAEKSTQDSVLATILLLCHYRMAESGVAKFHTQFAGVKKILGMRRMSPYPPSRDSAWMEALFTYFDAISASVNDREAQLNTSFYGVLPDAQLLPPGAENLVGCDRELFRTIIKLGRLNLLSQQRPVQNLLASSPLPRANDTSRSVSPLGAPFKSSPLLSGPDHHHSLFGGLPHPINSSVRFDGNGFGSTLDDNDHLGANSMQSPSSAYDDHRSAFWREWKEARIALQTWEFDSNRVRASLTGPPLPLPSLSSSPTSPGVGMGVGAGVNGTTPPPTATQIRDLNSLSEAFRYAALLYTERLASPHSSSTHNNFRNLVSQVVYYATSLEAGSSAEKFLLWPLFVAGSECVNELQQNIVRSKCREIMNRSGYMNNLAALEVLERLWAGEGVQVKDEYNRMRPSTAGQQQRGGPFNWIKCIGGNQEVEWIMF from the exons ATGACTGCACCAATCAACACGCCGTCGGCAGGAGCAGCGAAGGATGCTGCCTCGGCCAGAAAGCGCAGAAGAAGAGCCCCCGCCGGCGGGGCCGCAGATGACTGCTTTACTTGCGCCAAGCGGAATGTGAAGTGTGATCGGAGGAGACCGTATTGCTCGCAGTGCTTGGAGATTGGTAACGAGTGCTCTGGCTACAAGACGCAGCTCACATGGGGTGTTGGCGTGGCCAGTCGGGGCAAGCTTCGCGGGTTGTCGCTGCCCATTGCAAAGGCACCACCAGTCAACCAAGCCAAGACGAGCCTTTCCAGCATCAAGTCACCAACGATCACGACACGCTCTCGGACGACCTCCGTCACTTCGAACGGTCAGTGGCCAACCGAGCAGGATGAGCGGGCAGTTCGCGGCGACCTTGAAATGGGCCACGGGCGGAGCCCCTCTATCACCATACCTccttttcaccaccacccttacGACATGTCGCACATGTCTCCTACCGAATCCGCGCCGCCGGGATGGACTCACATTCCCTTCTCGTCTAGCATGCCCCCAGTAGATGGTCCGAGGTTTCCTCCACGCAATCTTCACATTCCTGTGTCGACTCCTGGTGACATGATGATGCACCGGGAAATGATCCACACTCCCCTGGACACCATGAGCGAGGTTGACTACATGTCTCCCATTGCTCACTCGTTTCCGAGAGAGGACGTGCCGCAATACATCCACAGCCCTATTGTCTACGACGGATTCCACAATCACGGGTCGCCCGTTCCACAGAGCCCAACAGGTGGCATCATGATTGAGCAGCCCCGGGCACCAACCTCTTGCCCCAGCCTCGTATATGGTCCATCAGAACCCGCTTCGAGTCTTCAATCTCACATGTCTCATGTAGAGTCCTTGGAAGCCCAGCTCAGTCGCAAGCTCCCACATGAATGCGACGTCATGG CTCCTGGCACACCTGACTTGGACACGTACGGAAGCAGTGTCCAGTCTCACCACGGCTCTTTCTGGGCCCCCTCGAACGCGGATGAGGATTCGCTCTCCTGCAGCGTTAATGAAAAGACCCAAGCCCCCTGGGCGAACTCATATCCTTCACAGTCACCATCACCCGTCTTGCAGATGAGCCCAGATCTCGCCACCAAGATGCCATTCTTCATCGACTACTACGAGAAGTCCATGTGCCCTAGCATGGTGTTTATCGATggccccaacaaccccttccgAGAGCATATTCTTGGCCttgccaacaacagccggAGCTTGCAGCACGCCATCTGCGCGCTGGCCGCCTGCAACCTCAGGATGAAGCGCAAACTCAGTCTCGGTCAACACAGTTTCGACATGAGAGAGAAGAGTCCCGTGGAGAGCCCCTCGGATGGGCAAGATCAGTCATTGACTGAAGAATACCAACACAGAAACTTGGCAGTACGGTTACTTGACGAGCAGCTCAACGACGCAGAAAAGTCAACACAGGACTCCGTTTTGGCCACCATCTTGTTGCTCTGCCACTACAGAATGGCCGAGTCAGGGGTTGCCAAGTTTCACACACAGTTTGCCGGAGTCAAGAAGATTCTGGGCATGCGCCGGATGTCTCCTTACCCACCATCAAGAGACTCGGCCTGGATGGAGGCGCTCTTCACATACTTTGATGCCATCTCCGCCAGTGTTAACGACAGAGAAGCCCAGCTCAACACGAGCTTTTACGGTGTTCTCCCTGATGCACAGCTCCTCCCACCCGGAGCTGAGAACCTCGTCGGCTGCGACCGCGAGCTCTTCAGGACCATTATCAAACTTGGCCGACTTAACCTGCTTTCTCAGCAGCGGCCAgtccaaaacctcctcgcctcctcgccACTCCCCCGGGCAAATGATACCTCGCGTTCCGTCTCCCCGCTCGGTGCGCCATTCAAGtcatctcccctcctcagcggccccgaccaccaccacagcctctTTGGCGGCcttccccaccccatcaacagcagCGTCCGCTTCGACGGCAACGGGTTTGGCTCCACCCTCGACGACAATGACCATCTCGGCGCCAACTCGATGcaatcaccctcctccgcctaCGATGACCACCGTAGCGCCTTCTGGCGTGAGTGGAAAGAGGCCCGCATCGCCCTCCAAACCTGGGAATTCGACTCCAACCGCGTCCGGGCCTCGCTCACCGGCCCGCCGCTCCCGCTTCcatccctctcttcctctcccacatcCCCAGGAGTAGGAATGGGAGTTGGCGCTGGGGTCAATGgcaccaccccacccccgaCCGCGACTCAGATCCGGGATctcaactccctctccgAAGCCTTCCGGTATGCCGCGCTCTTGTACACCGAGCGTCTTGCCAGCCCTCActcttcctccacccacAACAACTTCCGCAACTTGGTCTCCCAGGTGGTCTACTACGCCACCAGCCTCGAAGCGGGTTCCTCCGCGGAGAAGTTTCTCCTCTGGCCGCTTTTTGTTGCGGGAAGCGAGTGCGTCAATGAGCTGCAGCAGAATATTGTCCGGTCCAAGTGCAGGGAGATTATGAACCGGAGCGGGTACATGAACAACCTTGCCGCGTTGGAAGTGCTTGAGCGGCtctgggctggggagggggtgcaAGTCAAGGATGAGTACAACAGGATGAGGCCGAGCACGGCGGGGCAGCAACAGAGGGGCGGGCCGTTTAATTGGATCAAGTGTATTGGGGGGAATCAGGAGGTGGAGTGGATTATGTTTTGA
- a CDS encoding uncharacterized protein (COG:O; MEROPS:MER0032370; EggNog:ENOG503NUTJ) produces MKSDRYPKWAELEAGDFGSDSRSRRRPARAKRVTLCVVFTCLLLSYLFFPISGAGYIPRRPPASKPQLPNSIEERVKHILSHTPLIDGHNDLAILLRAYYNNHIYNDNFTKPFTKGGLTGHVDIPRLRAGMNGGAFWSVFWPCPSNGSDFSDSSYGSIVTSTLSQIDLLHRLSSSHSETFSPIINISSLSALAAFRQNNQLISPLGIEGLHQIANSPSILRQYHSLGVRYATLTHNCPNKFADSALDTLPDDPRKVRIAPPVHHGLSAPYGVDLIREMNRLGMIIDLSHTSVDTMLDVLGGNPDKTSGSRAPVMFSHSSAFAVCPHPRNVPDRVLDLVRQNGGVVMVNFAPDFISCVEGGEGELPVFDGENATIEQVVRHVKYIGERIGWEHVGFGSDFDGIESVPKGLEDVSKYPDLVGKLLEEGVRDEDMKKVVGGNVLRVWGEVERVAREMQEKGEPVMEDELHSLW; encoded by the exons ATGAAGTCGGACCGATACCCCAAGTGGGCCGAGCTCGAAGCCGGCGACTTCGGCTCCGATTCACGGTCACGTCGGAGGCCGGCAAGGGCGAAGAGAGTGACTTTGTGTGTTGTATTCACATGCCTCTTACTTTCATATCTGTTTTTCCCCATAAGCGGTGCCGGGTATATTCCCCGGAGGCCCCCCGCGTCAAAACCACAGCTGCCAAACAGCATTGAAGAGCGCGTCAAGCACATCTTGAGCCATACACCCTTGATTG ATGGGCACAACGACCTggccatcctcctccgggCCTACtacaacaaccacatctaCAACGACAACTTCACCAAGCCCTTCACCAAAGGCGGCCTCACCGGCCATGTTGACATCCCCCGTCTCAGGGCCGGGATGAACGGCGGTGCTTTCTGGAGTGTATTCTGGCCCTGCCCGTCCAACGGTTCAGATTTCTCAGACTCCAGCTATGGTTCCA TCGTAACATCAACCCTCTCCCAAatcgacctcctccaccgcctctcctcctcccattcagaaaccttctcccccatcatcaacatctcctccctctccgctCTCGCCGCCTTCCGCCAAAACAACCAgctcatctcccccctcggcATCGAAGGCCTCCACCAAATagccaactccccctccatcctccgccAATACCACTCCCTCGGCGTCCGCTACGCAACCCTAACGCACAACTGCCCCAACAAATTCGCCGACTCCGCCCTCGACACTCTTCCAGACGACCCGAGAAAAGTCCGGATCGCACCCCCTGTTCACCACGGGCTTTCTGCGCCTTATGGTGTCGACCTCATCAGGGAGATGAACAGGCTAGGTATGATTATTGATTTATCTCACACTTCGGTTGATACCATGCTCGATGTCCTTGGTGGGAATCCAGACAAGACAAGCGGGAGCAGGGCACCGGTTATGTTCAGCCATTCCTCTGCTTTCGCCGTCTGCCCTCACCCGAGGAATGTGCCTGATCGTGTGCTTGATCTGGTGAGGCAGAacgggggggtggtgatggtgaattTTGCGCCGGATTTCATTAGCTGtgttgagggtggggagggggagttgccGGTTTTTGATGGGGAGAATGCGACCATTGAGCAGGTGGTGAGGCATGTCAAGTATATAGGGGAGCGGATTGGGTGGGAGCATGTGGGGTTTGGGAGTGACTTTGATGGGATTGAGAGTGTACCGAAAGGATTGGAGGATGTGAGCAAGTACCCTGATTTGGTTGGCAAGTtgttggaagagggggtgagggatgaggatatgaagaaggtggtgggggggaatgtgttgagggtttggggggaggtggagagggttgcGAGGGAGATGCAAGAGAAAGGAGagccggtgatggaggatgaGCTGCATAGTTTGTGGTGA
- the rga8 gene encoding Rho-GTPase-activating protein 8 (COG:Z; BUSCO:EOG09261C0G; EggNog:ENOG503NY2Z): MPGFADSFWSNDYAAGLGVLFGKLQQGVVENRQLLTIARMRAEAEEIYGNKLSDIAPTVDKVQGGFNRDDGASVRKAYEGVRTEMEEAAKNHKKIAQNIRDLVVNPFGRWCEAHESRIQDSQDELQSRIKAHDKQADLCKKLRSTYFNKCRLLEDLEEENKLAFQDPETSPKTGQDIPEIKVEPEIAEEEEPYEIGDETYTPDQVKKILEHMLNTIKMGETKVPILGTYQNTSAGTDIVEYLQRHMGSSSVSYAERIGQDLVTHGFLRLVGNVGNTFANSSKMHYQWRPKAFEMSGVPEKKSISRAFSMPTSGSDGSDSPVVGTVTEYLAKWDVLNTSRPNETPAERMRREAREADEKYKASVLKLDEMRCELEEAIFLHLKFLERCELDRLKAIKTVVLDFSGTISNVIPSLQATVDNMMLFQETVQPLGDLRYLLENYRTGSFAPKVVTYENYYNKVDDQTFGVDLEARARADRKRVPIIVTTLLTYLDHHYPDLEGDEARRGVWLHEVPLSQTHKLRALVNNGKPPALETFADFDIPTVASLLKLYLLELPDSLVSSHVYEIIRTIYTTPTGNDSDAARVPILQQTLSQLRLTNIATLDACMNHFTRLIDLTSADEEYIVKLATSLAPCVLRPRTETSLTMEEKHAYRLVRDLFAHKDAIFNELKRLSTNNASGSLRANPGGRPRAISTDESNRKAHMEERNRVLLEKAQGSRSRATSPAPGPRGHARDRSVGRPETRFPISTGLSSPTQAHRKRQSMGPVLPKRTSLEVPDDASMGLSHPADGNFLGGALPIVPQVQQVAQQDSEAVLEKRNSLGRSGARFSSGRRVTPASNRTETPPPSSNENINKRESSGSNGAQRGVALVDAPMDY, translated from the exons ATGCCCGGTTTCGCAGACTCGTTCTGGTCGAATGACTACGCCGCAG GACTGGGTGTCCTGTTCGGCAAGCTCCAACAAGGTGTTGTCGAGAACCGCCAGCTTCTAACCATTGCTCGAATGCGCGCCGAGGCCGAAGAGATCTACGGAAACAAGCTATCCGACATCGCCCCAACCGTCGACAAGGTCCAGGGAGGGTTCAACCGTGACGATGGCGCCAGCGTGCGAAAGGCCTATGAAGGTGTGCGGACCGAGATGGAGGAAGCGGCCAAGAATCACAAGAAGATTGCACAGAATATTCGCGACCTGGTTGTGAACCCTTTTGGCCGCTGGTGCGAGGCCCACGAATCCCGGATACAAGATTCGCAAGATGAGCTGCAGTCTCGAATCAAGGCGCACGACAAGCAGGCCGACCTTTGCAAAAAGCTCCGAAGCACCTATTTCAACAAGTGCCGACTACTCGAagacttggaggaggagaataaGCTGGCGTTCCAAGACCCCGAAACGAGCCCCAAAACTGGCCAAGATATCCCTGAAATCAAGGTCGAACCCGAgattgccgaggaggaggagccctACGAGATCGGCGACGAGACTTATACCCCCGACCAAGTCAAGAAGATCCTCGAGCACATGCTGAATACGATCAAGATGGGCGAGACCAAGGTCCCCATTCTCGGCACATATCAAAACACGTCTGCGGGAACCGATATTGTCGAGTATCTTCAGCGGCACATGGGAAGCTCAAGCGTGAGTTATGCCGAGAGAATCGGCCAGGATTTGGTAACGCACGGCTTCCTGAGACTGGTTGGTAATGTTGGCAACACGTTCGCCAATAGCTCAAAGATGCACTACCAATGGCGGCCCAAGGCTTTCGAGATGTCTGGTGTGCCAGAAAAGAAGTCGATTTCAAGAGCCTTCTCCATGCCCACCTCTGGGTCTGATGGTTCTGACTCGCCTGTGGTTGGCACTGTTACTGAATATCTCGCCAAGTGGGATGTGCTCAACACTTCCAGGCCGAACGAGACGCCAGCTGAGCGTATGCGCCGGGAGGCCCGGGAGGCGGACGAAAAGTACAAGGCCAGTGTTCTGAAGCTGGATGAAATGAGGtgcgagctggaggaggccatcTTCCTACATCTCAAGTTTCTTGAGCGCTGCGAGCTGGATAGGCTCAAGGCCATCAAGACAGTTGTGTTGGACTTCTCGGGCACTATCAGCAACGTTATTCCTAGCCTCCAGGCCACCGTGGATAACATGATGCTGTTCCAGGAAACAGTGCAGCCGCTTGGCGACTTGCGCTATCTCTTGGAGAACTACCGCACCGGTAGCTTTGCTCCCAAGGTTGTAACGTACGAGAACTACTACAACAAGGTGGATGACCAGACCTTTGGTGTGGATCTCGAGGCCCGAGCCAGGGCTGACAGAAAGCGTGTGCCTATTATCGTTACAACGCTGCTTACCTACTTGGATCATCACTATCCAGACCTCGAGGGCGATGAGGCCCGGAGAGGGGTGTGGCTCCACGAGGTTCCCTTGTCTCAAACGCACAAGTTGAGAGCTTTGGTCAACAATGGCAAGCCGCCTGCGTTGGAAACCTTTGCCGATTTTGACATCCCGACTGTTGCCAGCCTGTTGAAATTATACCTTCTTGAGCTTCCAG ATTCTTTGGTTTCTTCGCACGTATATGAAATTATTAGAACCATCTATACTACCCCCACCGGCAACGACAGCGATGCCGCCCGCGTGCCCATCCTCCAGCAGACATTGTCTCAATTGAGGCTCACTAATATTGCCACACTGGATGCCTGCATGAACCACTTCACCCGCCTGATCGACCTGACCTCTGCCGATGAGGAGTACATCGTCAAGCTCGCTACTTCCTTGGCCCCTTGCGTGCTTCGCCCTCGCACCGAAACCTCGCTCACCATGGAGGAGAAGCATGCCTACCGCTTGGTCCGTGACTTGTTCGCCCATAAGGACGCCATCTTCAACGAACTCAAGCGTCTCTCTACCAATAACGCGTCTGGATCCCTCCGCGCCAACCCAGGTGGCCGCCCACGAGCCATCTCCACCGACGAAAGCAACCGTAAAGCCCACATGGAGGAGCGCAACCGTGTGCTCCTTGAAAAAGCACAGGGCAGCAGATCTCGTGCTACCTCTCCGGCTCCTGGCCCACGTGGCCATGCCCGTGATAGGTCGGTGGGCAGACCAGAGACTCGCTTCCCCATCTCGACTGGTCTTTCCAGCCCAACACAGGCTCACAGGAAACGACAGAGCATGGGCCCTGTGCTCCCCAAGAGGACAAGCCTCGAGGTGCCGGACGATGCGAGCATGGGGCTTAGCCACCCCGCTGATGGTAACTTTTTAGGGGGTGCCCTCCCCATTGTGCCTCAGGTGCAGCAGGTAGCGCAGCAGGATAGCGAGGCCgtgttggagaagaggaaCAGCCTCGGGAGAAGCGGTGCCCGGTTCTCctcggggaggagggtaaCGCCTGCTTCGAACAGGACCGAGACGCCACCTCCGAGCAGCAATGAGAATATCaacaagagagagagcagtGGAAGTAATGGGGCGCAGAGGGGCGTTGCGTTGGTGGATGCGCCGATGGATTATTAG
- a CDS encoding uncharacterized protein (COG:J; EggNog:ENOG503P3ZS) — translation MVSLFGVNFHEAKLVQKALQHFYALGPQTATRIMAKHSIHPRAKIGTLSPKTVTALTAELSTMVIESDARKIIQDNIKRLRDMGTYRGRRHAMNLPVRGQRTRNQNMTAIKLNRVERKG, via the exons ATG GTGTCCCTATTCGGTGTCAATTTCCACGAGGCCAAGCTTGTCCAG AAAGCCCTCCAACACTTCTATGCCCTCGGTCCTCAGACTGCGACCCGGATCATGGCCAAGCACTCCATCCACCCCAGAGCCAAGATTGGCACGTTGTCGCCCAAGACCGTCACAGCCCTGACAGCCGAGTTATCAACCATGGTGATAGAAAGCGATGCGCGAAAGATTATCCAGGATAACATCAAACGGTTACGTGACATGGGAACATACCGCGGCAGAAGACACGCCATGAACCTGCCCGTCCGCGGCCAACGGACAAGAAACCAGAACATGACCGCCATCAAGCTCAACAGGGTCGAGCGCAAGGGGTAG